Proteins encoded by one window of Chryseobacterium aquaeductus:
- a CDS encoding DUF6759 domain-containing protein: MKKLFLILFLSIFCLGFSQKKKKAKTKVVAEKETVIIYTETEAETSNEPRIIAGFLKQNPGHTRTDFFKKRLITIIMADNSPEAKPTIKPLSKNKIEKIVSNSDLNKGKTLVSNTSGSSERNVTYANVGNTSKKAEPSDKAKKTANMLSHIFNHDPSDKEAYINIKNKSNCRLIVKISGKKYYNIDVPAKGQNYILIEKGEYVLTTMVCDAKYSSLKKIHRDIEIQLDVAE; encoded by the coding sequence ATGAAGAAATTATTTCTAATCTTATTCCTCTCTATATTCTGTCTGGGCTTCTCTCAAAAAAAGAAAAAAGCCAAAACAAAAGTAGTTGCCGAGAAAGAAACGGTCATCATATACACCGAAACTGAAGCTGAAACTTCTAACGAACCCCGAATTATCGCAGGATTTCTAAAGCAAAATCCCGGTCACACAAGAACAGATTTTTTTAAGAAAAGACTGATCACCATCATTATGGCAGACAATTCACCGGAAGCCAAACCTACTATTAAGCCCTTAAGCAAAAATAAAATAGAAAAAATTGTCAGCAACAGTGATCTCAATAAAGGCAAAACTTTGGTTTCAAATACATCAGGCTCTTCTGAAAGGAATGTAACTTATGCAAATGTGGGAAATACAAGCAAAAAAGCCGAACCCAGCGACAAAGCGAAGAAAACAGCAAACATGCTCAGTCATATTTTCAATCATGATCCAAGTGATAAGGAAGCGTATATCAACATAAAAAATAAATCAAACTGCCGATTGATTGTGAAAATAAGCGGTAAAAAATATTACAACATCGATGTTCCTGCAAAAGGACAAAATTATATTCTGATAGAAAAAGGGGAGTACGTATTGACAACAATGGTTTGTGATGCAAAATATTCTTCATTGAAGAAAATACATAGAGATATTGAGATTCAGTTGGATGTAGCTGAATAG
- a CDS encoding T9SS type B sorting domain-containing protein, giving the protein MKQFLLIFLFMISGINVFAQRDTEHWIAPFYASSTVTQSLYLSTDSVTPFVVTVYSNNIALGTVTISKGSPQTYVVSQANIGASSTSEGFTVINKGLYLNGEKPFYCTLRIVSSTTHAEILTSKGKAGIGKEFFVAATPSPFNSTGNNFTAGVLATENNTTVTATWSNTLPVAFIGATPPTNTTTFTLNKGQSFIFAGSGSPAANMSAFIGAKIVADKPITLTNGNVLGNFGTGSSAGADIILDQSVPLDRLGNTFAMVRTRSATADDIEGGIIVATENNTEVYLNGATTPIVTLNQGQWYRISGSNYILQGGTHKNMFISTTKNVYLYQLVSVNNSNATCGFNYIPPLNCFLPRKIDEIGKINEMPTGAGGVSTTPSGTIIKLNILTEAGAVVTVNTVAPTAAQGPFPVTGNTNWVTYSLEGVTGNLTIVSDKAVTAGINGGFSTSGYGGYFAGFSSIPLIAKQTGDCIPGLVLEVDDSYDTYQWFRNGVAIPGANSNSYTPTQSGDYTVTITVGSCVPATTPVYKVFTCLAVSTATKTVCEGYLNIVPAFTNSTQTFVPSTVQIVTPPTNGTAIINPTTGVIGYVPNFGFAGTDTITYKFCGNAPEFIDCEQITLTLTIAESPIVNDATLRTCFLEENIATGLFNLTNATVTSQSGTIKTYYPSLTDANNQTNEIANPAAYIAPNGVVYVRVSNSNGCYRVAVITLVVLPPVQSTVLVDKEICMENTTTLDAGPGFDGYQWSTGATTQVISDVTVGTYSVILKTGDCFAKQSVKVYSTQQPVISNIEVTNNDITISVVGGTAPYQYSTDNIKWQDSNIFTDLTRGDIIVYVKDSFNCTPIEVSVTIPNIVNVITPNGDGVNDVLDYSALANKPNLILEIFDRYGVKIFEGNKDTGYKWDGTINKTKKVSTGNYWFNISWNESKNKTPIKYSGWILVKNRE; this is encoded by the coding sequence ATGAAACAATTTTTACTCATTTTTCTTTTTATGATCTCGGGCATCAATGTTTTTGCCCAAAGAGATACAGAACATTGGATTGCGCCCTTCTACGCATCATCTACAGTTACACAGTCTTTATACTTATCTACAGACTCGGTAACACCTTTCGTTGTCACGGTTTATAGCAATAATATTGCTTTAGGTACTGTTACAATAAGCAAAGGTAGCCCACAAACCTATGTTGTCTCTCAAGCCAATATTGGTGCGAGCAGTACATCTGAAGGTTTTACAGTAATTAATAAGGGACTATACCTCAATGGTGAAAAACCTTTTTATTGTACGTTAAGAATTGTAAGCAGTACGACACATGCCGAAATCCTTACGAGTAAAGGTAAAGCAGGTATTGGCAAAGAGTTCTTTGTTGCCGCAACGCCATCACCTTTTAACAGTACAGGAAACAACTTCACAGCGGGTGTTTTAGCCACAGAAAATAATACAACGGTTACCGCAACCTGGAGTAATACTCTGCCTGTAGCCTTTATTGGTGCTACACCTCCTACAAACACGACTACTTTTACATTAAATAAGGGTCAGTCTTTTATTTTTGCAGGATCAGGAAGCCCTGCAGCTAACATGAGCGCCTTCATTGGTGCTAAAATTGTTGCCGACAAACCAATTACATTGACCAATGGTAACGTACTTGGGAATTTTGGAACAGGATCCAGTGCAGGAGCTGACATCATTCTTGATCAGTCTGTGCCTTTAGACAGACTGGGAAATACATTTGCAATGGTAAGAACCAGGTCTGCTACAGCTGACGATATAGAAGGCGGGATTATTGTTGCCACTGAAAATAATACGGAAGTTTATTTAAATGGAGCGACAACACCAATTGTAACGTTGAATCAGGGACAATGGTATAGAATCTCCGGAAGTAATTATATTCTGCAAGGAGGTACTCATAAAAATATGTTTATAAGTACAACGAAAAATGTATACTTATATCAATTGGTTTCTGTAAATAACAGTAATGCTACTTGTGGTTTTAACTACATACCACCTTTGAACTGTTTTTTGCCAAGAAAAATTGATGAGATTGGTAAAATTAACGAAATGCCAACAGGAGCAGGCGGAGTAAGTACAACACCTTCTGGAACCATAATTAAATTAAATATTTTAACAGAAGCAGGCGCCGTAGTAACAGTAAACACTGTGGCTCCAACTGCTGCTCAGGGACCTTTTCCTGTTACAGGAAACACCAACTGGGTAACCTATTCACTGGAAGGTGTTACAGGCAACTTAACCATTGTATCAGATAAAGCAGTTACCGCAGGAATTAATGGTGGATTCAGCACCTCAGGATATGGCGGATATTTCGCAGGTTTCTCATCTATTCCTCTTATCGCAAAACAAACCGGAGACTGTATTCCCGGATTGGTATTGGAAGTTGATGATAGCTATGACACGTATCAGTGGTTTAGAAATGGCGTTGCAATCCCTGGAGCAAACAGCAACTCGTATACTCCGACACAATCAGGAGATTATACCGTGACAATTACAGTAGGATCTTGTGTTCCTGCAACAACTCCGGTATACAAAGTTTTCACGTGTTTGGCAGTAAGCACCGCCACAAAAACTGTATGTGAAGGTTATCTAAATATCGTTCCGGCATTTACAAACTCTACACAAACTTTTGTACCGAGCACTGTTCAGATCGTTACACCTCCAACTAACGGAACTGCAATTATCAACCCAACAACTGGTGTGATAGGATATGTTCCTAACTTTGGATTTGCAGGTACTGATACGATTACTTATAAATTCTGCGGAAATGCACCTGAGTTTATCGATTGTGAACAAATCACCTTAACTCTTACCATAGCAGAAAGTCCTATCGTGAACGATGCAACTTTAAGAACTTGTTTCCTTGAAGAAAATATTGCAACAGGTTTATTCAATCTTACAAATGCAACTGTAACGTCACAGTCGGGAACTATAAAAACTTATTATCCGTCTTTAACAGATGCTAATAATCAAACCAACGAAATCGCAAATCCTGCAGCCTATATTGCTCCAAATGGTGTTGTATATGTAAGGGTAAGCAATTCAAACGGATGTTACAGAGTTGCAGTAATTACGCTGGTAGTTTTGCCACCAGTACAATCCACCGTATTGGTTGATAAAGAAATCTGTATGGAAAACACAACCACATTGGATGCAGGACCAGGTTTTGACGGATACCAATGGAGTACAGGCGCAACAACACAAGTAATCTCAGATGTAACCGTAGGAACTTATTCTGTCATCTTAAAAACCGGAGATTGTTTCGCAAAACAATCTGTAAAAGTATATTCTACGCAACAACCTGTAATTTCTAATATTGAGGTTACCAACAACGATATTACGATATCTGTGGTAGGAGGAACGGCTCCTTACCAATATTCTACTGATAATATCAAATGGCAGGATTCTAATATATTTACAGATCTTACAAGAGGCGATATTATCGTTTATGTGAAAGACAGTTTCAACTGTACTCCTATTGAAGTAAGTGTAACTATTCCAAACATTGTAAATGTAATTACTCCGAATGGTGATGGTGTGAATGATGTTTTAGATTATTCAGCTCTTGCTAATAAACCTAATTTGATATTAGAAATATTCGACAGGTACGGTGTGAAAATTTTCGAAGGAAATAAAGACACAGGTTACAAATGGGACGGAACCATCAATAAAACCAAAAAAGTTTCTACCGGAAATTATTGGTTCAATATCAGTTGGAATGAAAGTAAAAACAAAACTCCAATCAAATATTCTGGCTGGATTTTGGTAAAAAACAGAGAATAA
- the tsf gene encoding translation elongation factor Ts, with the protein MSYSPAAADVAKLRNQTGAGMMDCKKALVEAEGDFEKAVDILRKKGQKVAANRADRESTEGAVIARVNEDNTLGAVISLNCETDFVAKNEAFVELAYELAEMAIFAATKEELLATDFHGVTVAEKLIEQTGVIGEKIEIGAFERIEGPFLGAYIHAGNKIASITALSAKVDGADEAAKSVSMQVAAMNPIALDETMVSQETIDKELEIERELLTKEGKPANIIDNILKGKMQKFYKENTLVHQSFIKDQGISVAEYVKSVNGDLKVTGFVRVSLA; encoded by the coding sequence ATGTCTTATTCACCAGCTGCTGCAGACGTAGCAAAATTGAGAAACCAAACAGGTGCAGGTATGATGGACTGCAAGAAAGCTTTAGTTGAAGCAGAAGGAGACTTCGAAAAAGCAGTAGATATCCTTAGAAAAAAAGGACAAAAAGTTGCTGCCAACAGAGCAGACAGAGAATCTACCGAAGGAGCAGTAATCGCTAGAGTAAATGAAGACAACACTTTGGGTGCTGTAATTTCTTTAAACTGTGAGACTGACTTTGTTGCTAAAAACGAAGCGTTTGTAGAACTAGCTTACGAATTGGCTGAAATGGCTATTTTTGCTGCGACTAAAGAAGAATTATTGGCTACAGATTTCCACGGTGTTACTGTTGCTGAAAAATTAATCGAGCAAACTGGAGTAATCGGTGAGAAGATCGAGATCGGAGCATTCGAAAGAATCGAAGGACCATTCTTGGGAGCATACATCCACGCTGGAAACAAAATCGCTTCTATCACTGCACTTTCTGCTAAAGTAGACGGAGCTGACGAAGCTGCAAAATCTGTTTCTATGCAGGTTGCTGCGATGAATCCAATCGCTCTTGATGAGACTATGGTATCTCAAGAAACAATAGATAAAGAATTGGAGATCGAAAGAGAATTGTTGACTAAAGAAGGAAAACCTGCAAACATTATCGATAATATCTTGAAAGGTAAAATGCAGAAATTCTACAAAGAAAACACTTTGGTACACCAATCTTTCATTAAAGACCAAGGTATTTCTGTTGCAGAATACGTAAAATCTGTAAACGGAGACTTAAAAGTAACAGGATTTGTAAGAGTAAGCTTAGCTTAA
- a CDS encoding T9SS type B sorting domain-containing protein has product MKKLLSFFLIFYIFSISFAQLDREHWFAPMVDRTGNPNPYQKLYLSTNRTTPFVVTIYNNNIVIGTVTISKNNPQKFDVLRNYIITTAQTDLFTPTTKGLYLKADFPFYANLRFSVFNHAEIITSKGIPSTGKNFFVANAPITVSNTILNFMTSVLATEDNTTVTITGYKPTVQFSNGTTGLTNPTMTFILNKGQSYIVDGIGNIAGNFDGFIGAKITADKPVNITNGNFNGQYSGNISTSSDILMDQSVPVEQLGTQFALVKGNGNIGSNMEGALVIATQDNTQVFLNNEGLPITTLNTGQYYIVPDSKYQLQGTSHYNLYIRTTKNAYVYQFLAGDSVSGTEVATGGFNFIPALSCYLPKQIDEIGLINENFVHSNANPLGILNIPTKLNLVTERGAVVTVNGVTPPVTTGPFDMTGLTAWVTYGIPNTVGTITVVSTKAITAGITAGSDAVGYGGFFAGFSTQPVIIKSGGDCVPGIVLTVDPITYETYQWYRNGILIPGATGTSFTPTQSGYYTCSVTMGSCAPLVTAQYKVLNCLKLTTANFDICENKTFVPAFTTSTQTPVVSTIAITTAPTLGTATINTTSGVITYTVTNPSASGTDTFTYTFCGNDPEFPDCESVTVTLNILPVTVTNTSLTSCNVNGVGTFDLTTANVTTNTPVIKTYYTSLLAAQTENATGQILVPTNYPAPNGTIVYVLVKNAAGCKNIAQITLNLFPLAIVTPANLGAQCDENLDGSVNVVLSSITQLILNNPAYFTNVRYYAQLADANLGNNNTLPNNWSYTVNTTIYIRVESPDGCAPVIQPINLIVGARLPLLTTSLITTLCDDDLDGIKPVNLSQFIPQFTADPLVSVSYHSTLLDAQNDAAPISGAVSLSGTQTYYIRFEKAGFCPNVATLRITLKVPKKSDVLFDKLICPKTTITLDAGPGFTNYIWSTGATTPSITNVIAGNYWVDLTFDGCIYRQFVNVSESSLPVITSIDINGTTVTIGVTGGVPPYEYSLDNATWQNTNVFYNVVRGSNKIFVRDSQKCEVVEKMFVIIDLINTITPNGDGVNDDIDYSSLMTKDNLEFRIFDRYGAEVFRGSPSNNFTWDGNTKGRPVPTATYWYFISFKEFGNVTSVKYTSWLLVKNRNNRLWDR; this is encoded by the coding sequence ATGAAGAAACTTCTATCCTTTTTTCTTATTTTTTACATATTCTCTATTTCTTTCGCACAATTGGATAGAGAACATTGGTTTGCACCAATGGTTGACAGAACGGGAAACCCAAATCCTTATCAGAAGCTTTATTTATCTACAAATCGTACCACACCATTTGTAGTAACGATCTATAACAACAATATTGTAATAGGTACTGTGACGATCAGTAAAAACAACCCGCAAAAATTTGATGTCCTAAGAAATTATATCATTACTACAGCGCAGACCGACTTATTTACTCCTACTACAAAAGGTCTTTATCTGAAAGCCGATTTTCCTTTTTATGCAAATTTAAGATTCTCGGTATTTAATCATGCTGAGATTATCACTTCAAAAGGAATTCCGTCTACCGGAAAAAACTTTTTCGTTGCCAACGCTCCAATTACGGTAAGCAATACTATTTTAAATTTCATGACCAGTGTTTTGGCTACAGAAGACAATACCACTGTTACTATCACAGGATATAAACCCACGGTGCAATTTTCTAACGGAACCACGGGATTAACCAATCCTACCATGACTTTTATTTTAAATAAAGGACAATCTTATATCGTTGATGGTATTGGAAATATTGCAGGAAACTTTGATGGGTTTATTGGTGCTAAAATTACCGCAGACAAACCCGTGAATATCACCAATGGAAATTTCAACGGTCAGTACTCGGGAAATATTTCTACAAGTTCAGATATATTGATGGATCAATCTGTACCGGTAGAACAGTTGGGAACTCAGTTCGCTTTGGTAAAAGGAAACGGAAATATTGGCAGCAATATGGAAGGAGCCTTAGTCATTGCAACGCAGGACAACACACAGGTTTTTCTTAATAACGAAGGCTTACCCATCACCACGCTCAATACAGGTCAGTACTATATTGTTCCAGATTCAAAATACCAACTACAGGGAACAAGCCATTATAATTTATATATCAGAACTACAAAAAACGCTTACGTTTACCAATTTCTTGCAGGAGATTCTGTGAGTGGAACCGAAGTGGCTACCGGTGGCTTCAATTTTATTCCTGCACTAAGTTGTTATCTCCCGAAACAAATTGACGAAATTGGTTTAATCAACGAAAATTTTGTTCATTCAAACGCTAATCCATTAGGAATTTTAAATATTCCTACAAAACTAAATCTTGTTACCGAACGTGGTGCAGTTGTTACCGTCAACGGAGTGACACCACCTGTCACAACAGGACCTTTTGATATGACAGGTCTCACCGCATGGGTAACTTATGGAATCCCGAATACTGTGGGAACAATAACTGTAGTTTCTACCAAAGCAATTACTGCAGGGATTACTGCAGGAAGTGACGCTGTGGGTTATGGTGGTTTCTTTGCAGGATTTTCTACGCAACCAGTCATTATAAAATCGGGTGGAGATTGTGTACCCGGAATAGTTTTAACAGTGGATCCAATCACCTATGAAACCTACCAATGGTACAGAAACGGAATTCTCATTCCTGGTGCTACCGGAACATCATTTACACCAACACAATCCGGATATTACACCTGCTCTGTCACTATGGGAAGTTGTGCACCATTGGTAACGGCTCAATATAAAGTTCTTAATTGTTTAAAACTAACTACCGCAAATTTTGATATTTGTGAAAACAAAACTTTTGTTCCTGCCTTTACAACTTCCACTCAAACTCCTGTTGTATCTACTATTGCAATTACTACAGCACCAACACTCGGAACTGCCACAATAAATACGACTAGCGGAGTAATCACCTATACGGTTACCAATCCTTCTGCTTCGGGAACAGATACTTTTACCTATACTTTCTGTGGAAACGATCCTGAATTTCCAGATTGTGAATCTGTAACTGTAACATTAAATATTTTACCAGTTACCGTAACCAATACTTCGCTTACATCCTGTAATGTAAATGGTGTGGGAACATTTGATCTTACCACAGCAAACGTGACTACCAATACACCTGTGATCAAAACCTATTATACAAGTTTACTGGCAGCACAAACCGAAAATGCTACCGGACAAATTCTTGTTCCGACAAACTATCCTGCTCCAAACGGAACTATAGTCTATGTTTTGGTGAAAAATGCGGCAGGTTGTAAAAATATTGCGCAGATTACGCTTAATTTATTTCCATTAGCAATTGTTACTCCGGCTAACTTGGGAGCCCAATGTGACGAAAATCTTGACGGATCCGTGAATGTGGTTTTATCGAGCATCACACAATTGATTTTAAATAATCCTGCATATTTTACCAATGTAAGATATTACGCTCAATTAGCAGATGCGAACCTTGGAAATAACAATACTCTCCCAAACAACTGGAGTTATACTGTAAACACCACAATTTACATTCGGGTAGAATCTCCGGACGGTTGCGCACCTGTTATTCAACCTATTAATCTTATTGTGGGAGCTAGATTGCCATTACTAACAACTTCTTTAATTACCACCTTATGTGATGATGATTTAGATGGAATAAAACCTGTCAATCTTTCACAATTTATACCACAGTTTACTGCGGATCCTTTGGTTTCTGTAAGTTATCATTCAACTTTACTTGATGCTCAAAACGATGCTGCTCCTATCAGTGGTGCGGTCTCACTTTCAGGGACACAAACGTATTATATTCGATTTGAAAAAGCTGGTTTCTGCCCGAATGTTGCAACCCTTAGAATTACTTTAAAGGTTCCTAAAAAATCTGATGTCCTTTTCGATAAGCTGATTTGTCCTAAAACTACAATTACTTTAGATGCCGGTCCGGGATTCACAAATTACATATGGAGCACAGGTGCTACTACCCCATCAATTACAAATGTAATTGCCGGAAATTACTGGGTCGATCTTACTTTTGACGGATGCATTTACAGACAGTTTGTAAATGTTTCAGAATCTTCTCTCCCAGTTATCACTTCTATAGACATCAACGGAACAACCGTAACGATTGGCGTCACAGGTGGTGTTCCGCCTTATGAATACTCATTAGATAATGCTACGTGGCAGAATACCAACGTTTTTTACAACGTAGTACGAGGTTCCAACAAAATCTTCGTAAGAGACTCTCAAAAATGTGAGGTCGTAGAAAAAATGTTTGTCATTATTGATCTAATTAATACAATAACACCAAACGGCGATGGCGTAAATGATGATATAGATTATTCTTCTCTCATGACGAAAGATAATCTTGAATTCAGGATTTTTGACCGCTATGGCGCTGAAGTTTTCAGAGGATCACCCTCAAACAATTTTACATGGGACGGTAATACGAAAGGTCGACCTGTACCTACCGCTACATATTGGTATTTTATCAGCTTCAAAGAATTTGGAAATGTCACCTCTGTAAAATATACCAGCTGGCTACTTGTAAAAAACAGAAATAATCGTTTGTGGGATAGATAA
- a CDS encoding T9SS type B sorting domain-containing protein, translating into MKRFLLSLVLIFLTFNSLFAQRDTDHWIAPYYSSTSGYNNTLYLSTDSVTPFTVDIFSNNALLTTVTVSKGLPITYAVTSNVITTNSPADAFNVINKGLYLKGAKPFYCTLRMAQGAHGEIITSKGKAGIGKEFRVASTSGFSSSSNNFTAGVLATEDNTVVTATWTTPGVQFLGSTFAGNTQTFTLDKGESFIFSGAHNIPANLAGFIGAKIVADKPITLTNGNCNGNFGSGGSAGSDAIMDQSVPIERLGTTFAMVRTRTPTPGQNLEGGIVIAVENNTQIFVNGSTTPLATINDGEWYRIGEANYIPQGTTGHANMLVSTSKKAYLYQFVAIEGSNATCGFNYIPPLNCFLPRKIDEIGKINEMPGIGSAIEVKLNIVTEAGAAVTVTTTGGVNVPITAAEGPYPLTGNPTWVTYAIENITGNVTIQSNKAVTAGINGGYSTAGYGGYFAGFSSIPVIAKKTGDCIPGIILEVDDSYETYQWFLNGVAIPGATSNIYTPTVAGNYTVTVGVGSCVPLTTPIFKVFSCLQQTTKSLNICGSRAIIPTFTSSTQTPVPSTVTIVTQPTNGTATINPSTGVITYIPNPGSPPGTLDVIVYKFCGNAPEFTDCEQITLNLNLVPFVLTDRTIKACQYAGKGFFDLTTANVTDNAVPTTKKYYPTLADLNASTNQISNPTNYFSGAGSVYVLVTTAEGCVGNAKITLDFFPTPVVNEATLIVCFIPTAETKGVFDLSSAVITTETLITKKYYPTFTDASNGTNEITNPTLYISGDTSVYVRVFNSNGCYAIAKINLKVTPPKRSTVLADKFICIDERTTLDAGPGYQSYEWNTGATTQTLQGVAVGEYWVILEFNGCFVKQTVSVKKVNEPVVTSIDISNNTATVNVQGGTAPYQYAVDTPSTWQDSNTFTNLSRGQHTFFVKDTYNCNPVSVEVTVPNLLNAITPNGDNVNDYIDYSELAYKGNLTFIIYDRYGNKLFTGDKSNNYKWDGRFAGKGILTGTYWYHINWTEPNAQKTPIKYTGWILVKNRE; encoded by the coding sequence ATGAAAAGATTTCTACTCAGTTTAGTTTTAATTTTTCTGACATTTAACTCTCTCTTTGCTCAGAGAGATACCGATCACTGGATTGCACCGTATTATTCTTCAACATCGGGTTATAATAATACACTTTACCTCTCCACTGATTCGGTAACACCATTTACTGTAGATATTTTTAGTAATAATGCATTATTAACTACTGTGACTGTAAGTAAAGGTTTGCCAATCACATACGCAGTAACAAGTAATGTTATTACGACGAACTCTCCTGCAGACGCTTTTAATGTAATCAACAAGGGTCTTTATTTGAAAGGTGCAAAACCATTCTATTGCACATTAAGAATGGCACAAGGAGCACACGGAGAAATTATTACCAGCAAAGGAAAAGCAGGTATTGGAAAAGAATTTCGAGTAGCTTCTACTTCTGGTTTTTCAAGTTCTTCCAATAACTTTACAGCTGGCGTACTTGCCACCGAAGACAATACGGTTGTTACTGCCACATGGACAACTCCCGGAGTTCAATTCCTAGGAAGTACATTTGCCGGAAATACTCAAACTTTTACATTAGATAAAGGTGAATCATTTATTTTTTCAGGTGCTCACAATATCCCTGCAAATCTAGCTGGCTTTATAGGTGCTAAAATAGTTGCAGACAAACCCATAACATTAACGAACGGAAATTGTAATGGTAACTTCGGTTCTGGCGGAAGTGCAGGGTCAGATGCAATTATGGATCAATCTGTACCTATTGAAAGATTGGGAACTACTTTTGCTATGGTGAGAACACGTACCCCTACGCCAGGTCAAAACCTTGAAGGTGGAATCGTAATTGCAGTGGAAAATAATACCCAGATATTCGTCAACGGATCAACGACTCCATTAGCTACTATCAATGATGGTGAGTGGTATAGAATCGGTGAAGCTAATTATATACCACAAGGTACGACTGGACATGCAAACATGTTAGTTTCTACATCCAAAAAAGCATACTTATATCAATTTGTAGCTATTGAAGGGAGTAATGCGACGTGTGGATTTAATTACATACCTCCATTGAACTGTTTCTTACCAAGAAAAATCGATGAAATTGGAAAAATTAATGAGATGCCTGGCATTGGTAGCGCAATCGAAGTTAAACTAAACATAGTGACAGAGGCCGGCGCAGCAGTGACAGTAACTACAACTGGGGGAGTTAACGTCCCTATAACAGCAGCAGAAGGGCCATACCCTCTTACAGGAAATCCTACTTGGGTAACTTATGCTATTGAAAATATTACGGGGAATGTAACAATCCAGTCCAATAAAGCTGTTACTGCCGGTATTAATGGCGGATATAGCACAGCTGGTTATGGAGGCTATTTTGCAGGTTTCTCATCTATACCAGTAATTGCAAAAAAAACGGGTGACTGTATTCCAGGAATTATTTTGGAAGTTGATGACAGCTACGAAACCTACCAATGGTTTTTAAACGGCGTTGCAATACCTGGTGCAACATCAAATATTTACACACCTACAGTTGCTGGTAACTACACAGTAACGGTAGGTGTTGGAAGTTGTGTTCCTTTAACTACACCTATTTTTAAAGTTTTCAGTTGTTTACAGCAGACTACAAAATCTTTAAATATTTGTGGATCTAGAGCGATTATCCCAACATTCACAAGCTCTACTCAAACTCCGGTTCCAAGTACAGTAACAATCGTTACTCAACCTACTAATGGTACCGCTACGATAAACCCATCTACAGGAGTTATTACATATATTCCTAATCCGGGTTCGCCTCCGGGAACATTGGATGTGATTGTATATAAATTCTGTGGAAACGCTCCTGAATTCACAGATTGCGAACAAATTACTTTAAACTTAAATCTCGTACCTTTTGTTTTAACGGACAGAACAATCAAAGCATGTCAGTATGCAGGAAAAGGCTTTTTTGATCTTACCACTGCAAACGTTACCGACAATGCCGTACCAACTACTAAGAAATACTATCCTACTTTAGCAGACCTGAATGCAAGCACAAACCAAATAAGTAATCCAACCAATTATTTCTCAGGTGCAGGATCTGTATACGTTTTGGTAACTACTGCAGAAGGATGTGTAGGAAATGCTAAGATTACTTTAGACTTCTTCCCTACTCCAGTAGTAAATGAAGCTACATTGATTGTTTGTTTTATCCCAACCGCTGAAACAAAAGGAGTATTTGATTTATCGTCTGCTGTTATTACAACAGAAACTTTAATTACAAAAAAATACTATCCAACTTTCACAGATGCAAGCAACGGAACAAATGAAATTACAAATCCAACGCTTTATATTTCTGGTGACACATCTGTTTACGTGAGAGTTTTCAATTCAAACGGATGTTATGCAATTGCAAAAATCAACTTGAAAGTAACACCACCGAAGAGATCAACGGTATTAGCAGACAAATTCATCTGTATAGATGAAAGAACAACGCTTGATGCAGGACCTGGATATCAATCTTACGAATGGAACACCGGAGCAACTACTCAAACACTTCAAGGAGTCGCAGTAGGTGAATATTGGGTAATTCTTGAATTCAACGGATGTTTTGTAAAACAAACTGTAAGTGTGAAGAAAGTGAATGAGCCTGTGGTTACATCTATTGATATATCAAATAACACAGCTACTGTAAATGTACAAGGAGGTACAGCACCTTACCAATATGCAGTAGACACACCTTCAACTTGGCAAGATTCTAATACTTTTACAAATCTTTCTAGAGGACAACATACATTCTTTGTAAAAGATACTTACAATTGTAACCCAGTTTCCGTGGAAGTAACCGTTCCTAATTTGCTGAACGCTATAACACCAAACGGAGATAATGTGAATGATTACATCGATTACAGCGAGTTGGCTTACAAAGGAAATCTTACATTCATCATTTACGATCGATATGGTAATAAGCTTTTCACTGGTGACAAATCTAACAACTACAAGTGGGACGGGAGATTTGCAGGAAAAGGAATCCTTACAGGTACATACTGGTATCATATTAATTGGACAGAGCCTAATGCTCAAAAAACTCCAATAAAATATACAGGTTGGATCTTAGTGAAAAACAGAGAATAA